One region of Drosophila kikkawai strain 14028-0561.14 chromosome 2R, DkikHiC1v2, whole genome shotgun sequence genomic DNA includes:
- the LOC108076555 gene encoding uncharacterized protein, giving the protein MGDSHKWMRQLLLVGLIVLLNCNGNPLARRLRLRPLNAIEIRHLENSLPAGRSVSSGFAGLTGFALGLGKALTGVFIYDVITANITEAEESSVSTSGSSLREICLNTGNSSSDITCIVYYTNN; this is encoded by the exons ATGGGCGACAGCCACAAGTGGATGAGGCAGCTGCTCTTGGTGGGCCTGATTGTATTGCTGAACTGCAATGGAAACCCCTTAG CCAGGCGGCTAAGATTGCGTCCGCTGAATGCCATAGAGATTCGGCATTTAGAGAACTCCTTGCCCGCAGGTCGATCGGTCTCTAGTGGATTCGCTGGCCTCACCGGCTTTGCTTTGGGTTTGGGAAAAGCCCTGACTGGTGTGTTTATCTATGACGTCATTACTGCCAATATCACCGAAGCCGAGGAGAGCAGTGTCTCAACCAGTGGTTCTTCCTTGAGAGAGATCTGTCTCAATACGGGTAACTCCAGTTCGGATATAACTTGCATTGTTTACTAcactaataattaa